The proteins below are encoded in one region of Dethiobacter alkaliphilus AHT 1:
- a CDS encoding NAD-dependent epimerase/dehydratase family protein, which produces MKYLVTGAAGFVGSHLCTSLLSEGNEVWGIDDLSSGKEENIEHLKGNPRFNFIEGCISDESQLIKLIYKVDIIYHLAAVVGVKHYVEDPTRVIDVNVCYTSSLLENAWKLGKKVVFTSTSEVYGKSESIPFAEEDDRVYGPASTNRWCYAISKSAGEYLCLGYAKQGLPVVILRYFNVYGPRADDSAYGGVATRFINQALARTPLTVHGDGAQTRCFTYIDDIVKATMEAGKRPEAEGRIFNLGRERETPILELAKMVLKVSGTEGEIVFQPYKEFYGSSYEDIRRRIPDLSAARQILGYNPSVTLEEGIRETLNWYRNRNNRSG; this is translated from the coding sequence ATGAAGTACTTAGTTACCGGTGCGGCGGGCTTTGTTGGTTCGCACCTGTGCACCTCTTTACTGTCAGAGGGAAACGAAGTATGGGGGATAGATGATTTGAGTTCGGGCAAAGAGGAAAATATTGAACATTTAAAAGGCAATCCTCGTTTTAATTTTATTGAGGGCTGTATATCAGATGAATCTCAACTAATTAAACTTATTTATAAAGTGGATATTATTTATCACCTGGCGGCGGTGGTGGGCGTCAAGCATTACGTGGAAGATCCTACAAGAGTAATTGATGTCAATGTCTGCTATACGTCCAGCCTGCTGGAAAATGCCTGGAAGCTGGGTAAAAAAGTAGTGTTTACCTCCACTTCGGAGGTTTATGGAAAAAGCGAAAGTATTCCGTTTGCGGAAGAAGATGACCGTGTTTATGGCCCGGCAAGCACAAACCGCTGGTGTTATGCCATATCAAAATCAGCAGGGGAATACCTCTGCCTTGGCTATGCCAAGCAGGGACTTCCGGTGGTTATACTGCGCTATTTTAACGTTTATGGACCCCGTGCCGATGATTCAGCTTACGGAGGGGTTGCCACCCGTTTTATAAACCAGGCTCTTGCCCGAACCCCTCTGACGGTACACGGTGACGGCGCTCAAACCCGTTGTTTCACTTATATTGATGATATTGTAAAGGCAACCATGGAGGCAGGTAAACGGCCTGAGGCAGAAGGGAGAATTTTTAACCTGGGGCGGGAACGTGAAACTCCAATTCTTGAACTGGCCAAGATGGTATTAAAAGTTTCAGGAACAGAAGGGGAAATAGTTTTCCAACCCTACAAAGAATTTTATGGGTCCAGTTATGAGGATATCCGCAGAAGAATTCCCGACCTGTCGGCAGCAAGGCAAATACTTGGCTATAATCCATCGGTTACCCTGGAAGAGGGAATAAGAGAAACCCTAAACTGGTATCGCAATAGAAATAACCGGAGTGGATAA
- a CDS encoding DUF1858 domain-containing protein — translation MKITKDMTIFETIRSHPKAIEVFKSFDMACSGCMAVMDETIEQGARRHGTDLDNLLDELNALFEQEGTV, via the coding sequence ATGAAAATCACCAAAGATATGACAATCTTTGAGACGATTCGCTCTCACCCCAAAGCAATTGAGGTCTTCAAATCCTTTGATATGGCCTGCAGCGGCTGCATGGCTGTTATGGATGAAACCATCGAACAGGGTGCACGCAGGCACGGAACAGATTTGGATAATCTTCTTGATGAGCTAAACGCTTTATTTGAGCAGGAGGGAACCGTATGA
- the rpmB gene encoding 50S ribosomal protein L28, producing MAKKCVVCGKGTETGFAVSHSNIKTKRTWKSNVQKVKALVDGTPRRVNVCTRCLKAGKVQRVV from the coding sequence TTGGCTAAAAAATGCGTTGTTTGCGGCAAAGGTACGGAAACAGGGTTCGCTGTCAGCCATTCCAATATTAAAACCAAACGAACCTGGAAATCCAACGTGCAAAAAGTAAAAGCTCTGGTAGACGGAACACCCCGGAGAGTAAACGTTTGCACACGCTGCCTGAAAGCAGGTAAAGTTCAACGGGTTGTCTAA
- a CDS encoding Asp23/Gls24 family envelope stress response protein — MNNEMDTDLGKVVISEELIATLAGVAAVECFGLVGMSSRKLKDGIAELLGRDNLSRGVEVNLEDDQLSVTLNIIVSYGTKIPEVATNVMEKVKYTLEKLTGLTVTQVNVHVQGVRVADK; from the coding sequence ATGAACAATGAAATGGATACCGACCTGGGAAAAGTGGTTATCTCCGAGGAGTTAATCGCCACCTTAGCAGGCGTGGCGGCGGTGGAGTGTTTCGGCTTGGTGGGAATGTCTTCCCGCAAATTAAAGGATGGGATTGCCGAGCTTTTGGGCCGTGACAATTTGAGTCGTGGTGTGGAGGTTAATCTGGAAGACGATCAGCTAAGTGTCACATTAAATATTATTGTGTCTTACGGCACAAAAATTCCCGAAGTAGCTACAAACGTGATGGAAAAAGTAAAATATACACTGGAAAAACTGACGGGGCTTACCGTTACTCAGGTAAATGTACATGTACAGGGCGTACGGGTGGCCGATAAGTAG
- a CDS encoding stage V sporulation protein M, giving the protein MRFYTVKVPKFIGKILSGFFGIWQK; this is encoded by the coding sequence ATGCGCTTTTATACTGTGAAGGTTCCGAAATTCATCGGCAAGATACTTAGTGGTTTCTTTGGGATCTGGCAAAAATAA
- a CDS encoding M20/M25/M40 family metallo-hydrolase, protein MVNRERLVQEFFEVVKINSQTKNERVMADYLKGKLTEIGLEVTEDRAGESVGGNAGNVIGVLGATADKPAIMFSAHMDRVTPGENIQPRVEGDIIKSGGDTILGADDGAGLVGIMEMLRVVKENNVAHGPIEVVFTIAEEGGLNGSRNLDVEKLQAKRGVILDCSGDAGLVINQAPTQDEIVAKIHGKAAHAGAAPEKGINAIAVAAKAISRMQVGRIDEETTANVGVIQGGSAVNIVPDYVEVKCETRSLKEEKLVKATEAMVAAFVQAGAEANARVEMDVNRLYPAYHIPEDHEFLKLIKEAGTAVGLEVKLEAVGGGSDANIFNGKGIVAVNMAVGNEEVHTVQEYQKISELVKAVEMAVKIVELA, encoded by the coding sequence ATGGTTAACAGGGAGCGGTTAGTGCAGGAATTTTTCGAGGTTGTAAAGATTAACAGCCAGACCAAAAACGAGCGGGTTATGGCTGATTATTTAAAAGGTAAACTGACAGAGATTGGCCTGGAAGTTACAGAAGACCGGGCCGGAGAATCTGTGGGCGGAAATGCAGGAAATGTGATTGGCGTGCTGGGAGCTACCGCCGATAAGCCGGCCATTATGTTTTCGGCGCATATGGACCGTGTCACTCCGGGAGAGAATATTCAGCCACGGGTAGAAGGGGATATTATAAAAAGTGGTGGTGATACCATTTTGGGTGCCGATGACGGAGCCGGTTTGGTGGGGATTATGGAGATGCTCAGGGTGGTTAAAGAGAATAATGTGGCACACGGCCCAATTGAAGTGGTGTTTACCATAGCTGAAGAAGGCGGTTTAAACGGGTCGCGGAATCTGGATGTGGAAAAGCTGCAGGCAAAAAGGGGTGTGATTTTGGATTGCAGCGGGGATGCGGGGCTGGTTATTAATCAGGCGCCTACCCAGGATGAGATTGTGGCAAAAATTCATGGCAAGGCGGCTCATGCCGGCGCTGCACCGGAGAAGGGAATTAATGCCATAGCGGTGGCGGCAAAGGCCATCAGCAGAATGCAGGTAGGCCGCATTGACGAGGAGACCACCGCCAATGTAGGTGTAATACAGGGTGGCAGTGCGGTAAATATTGTGCCGGATTATGTGGAAGTAAAATGTGAAACACGTAGCTTAAAGGAAGAGAAGCTGGTTAAGGCTACCGAGGCCATGGTGGCGGCTTTTGTGCAGGCCGGGGCAGAAGCAAATGCGCGGGTGGAAATGGACGTAAATCGGCTCTATCCTGCATATCATATACCGGAGGACCATGAATTTTTAAAGTTGATAAAAGAAGCAGGTACAGCGGTTGGCCTGGAAGTTAAGCTGGAAGCTGTGGGCGGTGGCAGCGATGCCAATATCTTTAACGGTAAAGGGATTGTGGCGGTGAACATGGCGGTGGGTAATGAAGAAGTGCATACAGTACAGGAATATCAGAAGATCTCTGAGTTGGTTAAGGCGGTGGAGATGGCGGTGAAAATTGTGGAACTGGCATAG
- a CDS encoding UDP-glucose dehydrogenase family protein → MKGESTLNNLVIGVVGGLGHIGLIQSACLASLGYKTIAYDIDKEKIAGVLNGKIPFEEVGLQELVRETVNDGTLTITAQIGDLEEAEIVFVCVGTPSLSNGEADLSQVYQAVEQLAKSRSRHCLAVIKSTVPVGTCAELTAILKELNLSEKVTIVSNPEFLREGSGVEDFWNPARIVVGSEIKEAGDKVAGLYAPDGVPVIITNWESSELIKLASNAFLSTKISFINEISILCEQVGADIRTISEGIGLDPRINPHFLAAGVGFSGPCLEKDLQSLINQFKKTNRKARILESVLEVNETQRHSVVEKLLAELGTLKDKNIAVLGMAFKEETDDVRQSHSLPIVKSLLLHGAMVTVTDPWVKSPEQAGLSEDVLPGVTWVDSPYDAAKDKDAILILTAWQEYRDLDLARIKQLMANPLIVDGRNLFNKEDLKAQKIKYLGVGI, encoded by the coding sequence ATGAAAGGAGAGAGTACACTGAATAACCTTGTAATCGGGGTTGTTGGTGGCCTGGGCCATATCGGATTGATTCAGTCTGCATGTCTGGCTAGCCTGGGCTATAAAACAATTGCCTATGATATTGATAAAGAAAAAATAGCAGGTGTTTTAAACGGCAAGATACCTTTTGAAGAAGTCGGCTTGCAAGAGTTGGTGCGGGAAACAGTAAATGACGGTACGCTAACAATTACTGCACAAATAGGTGACTTGGAGGAAGCAGAAATTGTCTTTGTTTGTGTGGGAACGCCTTCTTTGTCAAATGGTGAAGCCGATTTATCCCAGGTATATCAAGCGGTGGAGCAACTGGCAAAAAGCAGAAGCAGACACTGCCTGGCAGTAATTAAAAGTACCGTTCCCGTAGGAACATGCGCTGAATTAACTGCTATTTTAAAAGAGCTTAATCTTTCTGAAAAAGTCACCATTGTGTCAAACCCCGAATTCCTAAGGGAAGGCAGCGGTGTAGAGGATTTCTGGAATCCGGCCAGGATCGTTGTGGGCAGTGAGATAAAGGAAGCCGGTGATAAGGTGGCAGGCCTTTATGCACCGGATGGTGTTCCGGTAATAATCACCAACTGGGAAAGCTCCGAGTTGATTAAGCTGGCCAGTAATGCTTTTTTATCTACTAAAATTTCTTTTATTAATGAAATTTCCATTCTGTGTGAACAAGTGGGCGCTGATATCAGGACTATCAGCGAGGGGATTGGACTTGATCCAAGAATAAATCCCCATTTTCTGGCGGCAGGAGTAGGTTTTAGCGGACCATGTCTTGAGAAAGACTTACAATCTTTAATTAACCAGTTTAAAAAAACTAATCGGAAAGCCAGAATCCTGGAGTCGGTATTAGAGGTTAATGAAACGCAACGCCACAGTGTGGTGGAAAAACTGTTGGCAGAGCTAGGAACCCTAAAAGATAAAAATATAGCAGTTCTTGGTATGGCTTTTAAGGAAGAAACCGATGATGTCAGGCAATCGCATAGCCTGCCCATTGTGAAGAGCCTTTTATTGCATGGGGCTATGGTGACTGTTACCGATCCCTGGGTTAAGAGCCCTGAGCAGGCAGGGCTATCCGAAGATGTGTTGCCCGGGGTAACTTGGGTGGATTCGCCCTACGATGCTGCCAAAGATAAGGATGCCATTTTAATCTTAACAGCCTGGCAGGAATATCGTGATTTGGACTTAGCCAGGATTAAGCAGCTGATGGCAAATCCGTTAATAGTGGATGGCAGAAACCTTTTTAATAAAGAGGATCTGAAAGCACAAAAAATTAAGTATCTGGGAGTGGGGATATGA
- a CDS encoding glycosyltransferase family 2 protein → MLVSVVMAVYNGAGYIEKSIESILSQTYSNLEVIIVDDGSTDDTRRILEQVNDIRVKAVLLTENRGSAAALNIGIAKAKGKWVAIHDADDISFPDRIKEQVGYLKENPHLVAAGSFIECFSDEQGGISEYELIQYQDTRNSVKTSEDIRLGLYYGCPITHGTLIYSKAAFEAVGGYDTNLRIAYDYDLCTRLVTVGPIENVPKKLYKYRRYQDSLSNKNLLVTSNELFFSFCKYIRNTCFKDMKQAPILAVCGSEEGAYYFAQQAKNILNITVFSNINEDTLREISYYFKTNKLDGVIILDNLKNKDIALSMLIKSGMILNKNLFQFWCRL, encoded by the coding sequence ATGCTTGTTTCGGTAGTGATGGCAGTTTATAACGGAGCCGGCTACATTGAGAAGTCTATAGAGAGTATCCTTTCACAAACATACAGTAACCTTGAAGTGATTATTGTGGATGACGGCTCAACAGATGATACACGGCGTATCTTGGAGCAGGTTAATGACATTAGGGTCAAGGCAGTCCTTCTTACAGAAAACCGGGGAAGCGCTGCTGCATTGAATATTGGCATCGCAAAAGCGAAAGGAAAATGGGTTGCTATTCATGACGCCGACGATATCAGCTTTCCAGACCGCATTAAGGAGCAGGTTGGGTATTTAAAAGAGAATCCACATCTGGTTGCAGCGGGGTCCTTTATTGAGTGTTTTTCAGATGAGCAAGGCGGAATTTCGGAATATGAATTGATACAGTACCAGGATACCAGAAACAGCGTGAAAACAAGTGAAGACATTCGTTTGGGGTTATATTATGGCTGCCCAATAACCCATGGAACCCTAATCTATTCCAAAGCTGCTTTTGAGGCTGTGGGCGGATACGATACAAATCTGCGTATCGCCTACGACTATGACCTGTGTACCCGCCTGGTTACCGTTGGCCCCATAGAAAATGTCCCCAAAAAACTATATAAGTACCGCCGTTATCAGGACTCTCTATCAAATAAAAATTTACTTGTTACCAGTAATGAGTTATTTTTTTCCTTTTGCAAATATATCCGCAACACCTGTTTTAAGGACATGAAACAAGCGCCCATCCTGGCGGTGTGCGGAAGTGAGGAAGGAGCTTACTATTTTGCACAGCAAGCAAAAAACATCCTGAATATAACGGTTTTCAGCAACATTAACGAAGATACCCTGCGGGAGATCTCCTACTATTTTAAGACTAATAAACTGGATGGTGTGATAATTCTGGATAACCTGAAAAATAAAGATATTGCGCTCAGCATGCTGATTAAAAGCGGCATGATACTCAATAAAAATTTATTTCAATTTTGGTGCAGACTCTGA
- a CDS encoding glycosyltransferase family 2 protein codes for MSLEFSVVIPTYNRSNQLSLTLAALEMQSFPREKFEVIVVDDGSTDATKDLLMKYRARYKFTFVSENTRRGPAAARNLGISQARGKYVLFCDADYLVLPDLLQSHYLYHSKYKNIVLSDTPYCYTGIYTQYFPDFSPWEKKQMQYFLEKTGLWKKEFLRAEEPIDIITPEDILRNMEKIKLVLGGNFLTAELENELLKTDVAPWLLFITRCVSVKKEPLLKAGGFDERLVRGAGEDWELGYRLHRLGLSFLSVNKVTGFHQEHPHAYRTLDKNFLPFYKVLHEKFGSEDPELLLLSIWDSSDEIFGDIPKYKNTLRLLKEKDALPDKTRHMADLLIKSCKR; via the coding sequence TTGAGTTTGGAATTCAGCGTAGTTATACCCACTTATAACCGGTCAAACCAGCTTTCTTTGACACTTGCCGCTCTGGAGATGCAATCTTTTCCCCGTGAAAAGTTTGAGGTAATCGTTGTTGATGACGGTTCTACCGATGCCACTAAAGATTTGCTTATGAAGTACCGTGCCAGATATAAATTTACGTTTGTGTCGGAAAACACCCGGCGGGGTCCGGCTGCTGCACGCAATCTTGGTATCAGCCAGGCGCGGGGCAAATACGTACTGTTTTGTGACGCAGATTATCTGGTGCTACCGGATTTACTGCAATCACACTACCTGTATCACTCCAAATATAAAAATATTGTCCTATCAGACACGCCTTATTGTTATACAGGGATTTACACTCAGTACTTTCCTGACTTTTCACCGTGGGAGAAAAAACAGATGCAGTATTTCCTGGAAAAAACAGGACTTTGGAAGAAGGAATTTTTACGGGCCGAAGAACCGATAGATATTATTACTCCAGAAGATATCCTAAGGAATATGGAAAAAATCAAGCTGGTTCTGGGCGGTAATTTCCTAACAGCAGAGTTGGAAAACGAGCTTTTAAAAACTGATGTGGCCCCTTGGCTGCTATTTATTACGCGCTGTGTTTCCGTAAAAAAAGAACCTCTGCTAAAAGCAGGAGGCTTTGATGAGCGGCTGGTCAGAGGGGCGGGAGAAGACTGGGAACTGGGCTACCGCCTGCACCGGCTTGGATTGAGTTTTCTGAGCGTTAATAAAGTCACCGGTTTTCATCAGGAGCATCCCCATGCCTACCGCACCCTCGATAAAAATTTCCTACCTTTTTATAAAGTGTTACATGAGAAATTTGGGAGTGAGGATCCTGAATTGCTGCTTCTCTCCATATGGGATTCATCTGATGAAATATTCGGTGATATCCCAAAGTATAAAAATACCCTGCGCCTATTAAAAGAAAAAGATGCCTTGCCTGATAAAACCAGGCATATGGCCGACCTCCTTATAAAATCCTGCAAACGGTAG
- a CDS encoding DAK2 domain-containing protein — MQQLVGSDLKQMLIAGARLLENNKEIINAMNTFPVPDGDTGTNMSLTMRSALNEVQKASDDSFSAVAKALSTGSLLGARGNSGVILSQLFRGFAKGLEGKEKIVPKDFAAALQAGVDTAYKAVMKPVEGTMLTIARESAKAAATSAGRRKGFTQVLMDVVQHAEAVLEKTPEMLPVLKEAGVVDAGGKGLIHIYEGFLLYLLGEEIPEAVVQQEEQQVPVKPMEAFKTEDILFSYCTEVMVRGERLDADKIREQIKNLGDSLLAVGDEAVVKVHIHTNNPGQVLEACLSYGTLHNIKIDNMKEQHQELLIEEAPAEPVVVDGKAVVAVAAGDGIAKIFESLGVAKVVLGGQTMNPSTEDLLQAVVDVPQKEIILLPNNKNIVLAAKQVGELVDKDVRVVETRTVPQGITSMLSFNEEEQLDQIVKMMDKARQDVKSGQVTFAVCDSRVGGQEINENDIIGISEDDIVLVGSDVVQAVKDLLFKMVDEDDEIITLYYGESVDEEDAGRLQKELSLLFNGKDVELYEGGQPFYYYIVSVE, encoded by the coding sequence ATGCAGCAGCTTGTAGGAAGTGATTTAAAACAAATGTTAATTGCCGGTGCCCGTCTGCTGGAGAACAATAAGGAAATTATTAATGCCATGAATACTTTTCCTGTTCCCGACGGAGACACCGGCACAAATATGAGCCTGACCATGCGTTCCGCTTTAAATGAAGTGCAAAAAGCAAGTGACGATTCCTTTTCTGCGGTGGCCAAAGCACTGTCCACCGGTTCACTTCTTGGGGCCCGTGGAAACTCAGGGGTCATCCTTTCTCAACTCTTTCGCGGCTTTGCCAAGGGTCTTGAGGGAAAAGAAAAGATTGTTCCCAAAGATTTTGCGGCGGCGCTGCAAGCCGGTGTGGATACGGCGTACAAGGCTGTGATGAAGCCGGTGGAAGGAACCATGCTAACCATAGCCCGGGAAAGCGCCAAGGCTGCGGCAACATCGGCGGGGCGCAGAAAAGGTTTTACCCAGGTACTTATGGATGTGGTTCAGCACGCAGAAGCGGTTCTTGAGAAGACACCTGAAATGCTCCCCGTTTTAAAAGAGGCGGGCGTGGTTGATGCCGGCGGTAAAGGACTAATTCATATTTATGAAGGATTTTTATTGTATTTACTGGGAGAAGAGATCCCTGAAGCCGTGGTGCAGCAGGAAGAACAGCAGGTTCCTGTTAAGCCCATGGAAGCCTTTAAGACCGAAGATATTCTTTTTTCGTACTGTACCGAGGTAATGGTGCGGGGAGAAAGGCTGGATGCCGACAAAATCCGTGAGCAAATTAAAAACCTTGGAGATTCACTGTTAGCGGTGGGAGATGAGGCCGTCGTCAAGGTTCATATACATACCAATAATCCCGGACAGGTTTTGGAAGCGTGCCTGAGTTATGGCACACTGCATAATATTAAAATTGATAATATGAAGGAGCAGCATCAGGAGCTCTTGATTGAAGAAGCTCCGGCAGAACCGGTAGTTGTGGATGGTAAAGCGGTTGTTGCCGTGGCTGCCGGTGACGGAATTGCCAAAATCTTTGAAAGTCTGGGAGTGGCCAAAGTGGTGTTGGGCGGTCAGACCATGAACCCCAGCACCGAAGATTTGCTGCAGGCCGTTGTGGATGTGCCACAAAAAGAAATTATATTGCTGCCCAATAATAAAAACATTGTTTTGGCCGCAAAGCAGGTTGGTGAGCTGGTTGATAAAGATGTAAGGGTTGTGGAAACCCGGACTGTGCCACAGGGTATTACGTCCATGTTAAGCTTTAACGAAGAAGAACAGTTGGATCAGATTGTAAAAATGATGGACAAAGCGCGGCAAGATGTAAAATCGGGGCAGGTTACTTTTGCTGTCTGCGACAGTAGGGTAGGCGGCCAGGAAATAAATGAAAACGATATAATCGGTATCTCCGAAGACGATATTGTTTTAGTGGGTAGTGATGTGGTACAGGCGGTCAAGGATCTTCTCTTTAAAATGGTGGATGAGGACGATGAAATAATTACATTATATTATGGCGAGTCTGTGGATGAAGAAGATGCCGGCCGTTTACAAAAAGAGCTGTCTCTGCTCTTTAACGGCAAGGACGTGGAACTATACGAGGGCGGTCAACCCTTTTATTATTATATAGTATCAGTAGAATAA
- a CDS encoding glycosyl transferase group 1, giving the protein MDNLLFDQSLLGREWLMSFEERIVLLYLLNKINPEVSLEIGTNLGGSLAPISYYSRNVYSCDVMHDKIDKDDFGNVQFCTGDSKVTVPIIIDQLNKEDAFLQFVLIDGDHSETGVKADINNILRYQPKKPLYILIHDSFNPDVRTGIIKAEWEESPYVHHIQLDFVQGVLLQSPEFNKQMWGGFALAVLLPEKREKELNFEMKYQLVFESILEISSHRI; this is encoded by the coding sequence TTGGATAATCTTTTGTTTGACCAAAGCTTACTGGGCAGAGAATGGCTTATGAGTTTTGAAGAAAGAATCGTACTTTTATATCTTCTGAATAAAATAAATCCTGAAGTTTCTCTGGAGATAGGAACAAACTTAGGTGGCAGCTTAGCACCTATTTCTTATTACTCCAGGAACGTTTATTCATGCGATGTTATGCATGACAAGATTGATAAGGATGATTTTGGTAATGTTCAATTCTGTACAGGAGACTCGAAAGTAACTGTACCTATAATAATTGACCAACTTAATAAAGAAGACGCTTTTTTACAATTTGTTCTCATTGACGGGGATCACTCAGAAACTGGTGTGAAAGCTGATATAAATAACATTTTGAGGTATCAACCTAAAAAACCTTTGTATATTCTCATCCATGATAGTTTTAATCCTGATGTTCGAACCGGGATAATAAAAGCGGAATGGGAAGAATCACCTTATGTTCATCATATACAGCTAGATTTTGTTCAAGGGGTTTTACTTCAGTCACCGGAATTTAACAAACAAATGTGGGGAGGATTTGCCCTGGCAGTCCTTCTACCTGAAAAAAGAGAAAAAGAACTGAATTTCGAGATGAAATATCAGTTAGTTTTTGAATCCATATTGGAGATTTCTTCACACAGAATATAA
- the galU gene encoding UTP--glucose-1-phosphate uridylyltransferase GalU: MKITKAIIPVAGFGTRFLPITKALPKAMLPVIDKPVIHYLVEEAVASGIEEIIIVVGENKKGIEDYFNRSAELEGVLRQTGKQEMLAMTRTISEMAKISYITQTQPLGLGHAIYCAKDAITQGETFAVLLGDDLVITKNKPCLAQLIDAAKKYSANVVGVQQVPDEMVSCYGIASGTALTTKLIKVEDMVEKPDIKDVSSNLAMMGRYVIHSDIFEILECVTPGKGGEIQLTDALKVLNRKQEIYARIIEGTRYDVGDKLGFLKATTKLALEKEGLGIDYKRYLLELLNKESD, translated from the coding sequence ATGAAAATTACCAAGGCAATCATCCCGGTTGCCGGTTTTGGCACAAGGTTTTTACCGATTACCAAGGCATTGCCAAAGGCGATGCTGCCCGTTATCGATAAGCCTGTAATTCATTATCTGGTAGAGGAAGCTGTTGCTTCCGGTATAGAAGAAATTATTATTGTTGTGGGGGAGAATAAAAAGGGGATTGAAGATTACTTTAACAGGTCAGCAGAGTTAGAAGGGGTGTTAAGACAAACAGGAAAACAAGAAATGCTTGCAATGACCAGAACAATTTCTGAAATGGCTAAAATATCCTATATAACCCAAACCCAGCCCCTTGGCCTTGGCCATGCCATTTACTGCGCAAAAGATGCCATTACTCAAGGAGAAACATTTGCAGTCCTATTGGGTGATGATCTTGTTATCACAAAAAATAAACCTTGCCTGGCACAGTTAATTGATGCTGCCAAAAAATACAGCGCTAATGTTGTGGGCGTACAGCAGGTCCCGGATGAAATGGTGAGCTGTTATGGTATAGCCTCAGGTACAGCGCTGACAACAAAGCTAATCAAAGTAGAAGATATGGTGGAAAAGCCGGATATAAAAGACGTGTCCTCAAATCTGGCCATGATGGGAAGGTACGTTATCCACAGCGACATTTTTGAAATACTGGAATGTGTCACACCGGGTAAGGGTGGGGAAATTCAACTCACCGATGCCTTAAAAGTGCTTAACAGAAAACAAGAGATATATGCACGTATTATTGAGGGCACACGATACGATGTGGGAGATAAGTTAGGTTTCCTTAAAGCTACCACTAAACTTGCGCTGGAAAAAGAAGGCCTGGGGATTGATTATAAAAGATATTTACTGGAGCTTTTAAATAAAGAATCTGATTAA
- a CDS encoding epoxyqueuosine reductase: MDKDMLQKKITEMVQNAPENSYQDKYRIYDEPLVGFAAANDPIFTDYKKPEIIGDIFRTPLEWYGDAVTVISFFLPFSEPVRRSNVEKGPASDEWMHGRFVGEEFANHVRRFIIKELENAGGEALAPHIEPEFNADFTIFASNWSERHIAYAAGLGTFSLNRGLITEKGMAGRFGSVVTNLHFEPTPRKYPDPFHNCPHTREGKCGACIKRCPVGAITKDGKDKAPCHHYLFITNPRKEFADQHGYPYSACGKCQTKVPCETQIP, translated from the coding sequence ATGGACAAGGATATGTTGCAAAAAAAAATAACGGAAATGGTGCAAAATGCACCGGAAAACAGCTATCAAGACAAATACCGCATCTACGATGAGCCTCTGGTAGGCTTTGCCGCCGCCAACGATCCCATCTTTACCGACTACAAAAAACCGGAAATAATCGGTGACATTTTTCGCACCCCCCTGGAGTGGTATGGCGACGCCGTCACCGTCATTTCTTTCTTTTTGCCCTTTTCTGAACCAGTCCGCCGCTCCAACGTTGAAAAAGGCCCGGCCTCTGATGAATGGATGCACGGACGCTTCGTCGGTGAAGAGTTTGCCAACCACGTGAGGCGCTTCATCATAAAGGAGTTGGAAAACGCCGGCGGAGAAGCCCTGGCCCCGCACATCGAACCTGAATTTAACGCCGACTTTACCATTTTTGCCAGCAACTGGTCTGAGCGCCATATCGCCTACGCTGCCGGCCTTGGCACCTTCAGCCTAAACCGCGGCCTTATCACTGAAAAAGGCATGGCAGGCCGTTTTGGCAGTGTAGTGACTAATCTCCACTTCGAACCCACCCCCCGCAAATACCCGGACCCCTTCCATAACTGTCCCCACACCAGAGAAGGTAAGTGCGGAGCCTGCATTAAACGCTGCCCCGTAGGCGCCATAACAAAAGACGGCAAAGACAAAGCCCCTTGCCACCACTACCTGTTCATCACCAACCCCCGCAAAGAATTTGCCGACCAACACGGCTATCCCTACTCCGCCTGCGGCAAATGCCAAACCAAAGTCCCCTGCGAAACACAAATACCCTAA